In Streptomyces sp. NBC_00569, a single genomic region encodes these proteins:
- a CDS encoding carbonic anhydrase — translation MHDLSDGLARFRRDVFPAKAGLFAHLATTHRPTTLFIGCSDARVVPELITQSEPGELFVVRTAGNLVPAYASDPDGVAASIEYAVAVLNVSDIVVCGHSACGAMTALAEGHDLSAAPVVSGWLRHADAALARAAAVPEAPGPGRVAALVRANVSAQLQNLATHPCVARALAEGTLTLHGWVFDIATGAVHPVDAAAIAA, via the coding sequence ATGCATGATCTCTCGGACGGTCTCGCACGCTTTCGCCGCGACGTCTTTCCCGCGAAGGCGGGGCTCTTCGCCCACCTGGCCACGACCCACCGCCCGACGACGCTCTTCATCGGCTGCTCGGACGCCCGCGTGGTCCCCGAACTGATCACACAGAGCGAACCCGGCGAGCTGTTCGTCGTCCGCACCGCGGGCAACCTGGTCCCGGCCTACGCCTCGGACCCCGACGGCGTCGCGGCGAGCATCGAGTACGCCGTCGCCGTGCTGAACGTGAGCGACATCGTCGTGTGCGGTCACTCCGCCTGCGGGGCGATGACCGCGCTGGCCGAGGGGCACGACCTCAGCGCCGCGCCGGTCGTCTCCGGCTGGCTGCGGCACGCGGACGCCGCGCTGGCCCGGGCCGCCGCGGTCCCGGAAGCGCCGGGTCCCGGCAGGGTGGCCGCCCTGGTGCGGGCGAACGTGTCCGCGCAACTGCAGAACCTGGCCACCCACCCCTGTGTGGCCCGCGCTCTGGCCGAAGGGACGCTCACGCTGCACGGCTGGGTGTTCGACATCGCCACCGGAGCAGTCCATCCGGTCGACGCCGCCGCGATCGCGGCCTGA
- the cynR gene encoding transcriptional regulator CynR — protein sequence MGPELRHLRYLIAVTEHGNFTRAAEELHISQPTLSQQIKQMERVVGAQLLDRSGRTVRPTDAGEAYVYYAKRVLRDLAAADRAVLDVADLSRGHLRLAVTPTFTVYLVGPLVDTLRGRHPGITVDVKEMTQDHIEAGLLADELDLGIAFEGAQQAGIAAAALFTEHLSLVVSADGDEVRGDRPLPVRALADRQLALLSGDFATRGHIDDYLAAHRVDPTVAVEANSILALTEIVRRSSLLATVLPDAIADDHPHLRPVPLDPPLPTRTAVLLRRESAYESAAARAFARLAQGLVRDRGYRQA from the coding sequence ATGGGCCCCGAACTTCGTCATCTCCGCTATCTGATCGCGGTGACCGAGCACGGCAACTTCACGCGTGCGGCCGAGGAGCTGCACATCTCCCAGCCGACGCTGTCGCAGCAGATCAAACAGATGGAGCGCGTCGTCGGCGCCCAGCTGCTGGACCGCAGCGGCCGCACGGTGCGCCCCACCGACGCCGGCGAGGCCTACGTGTACTACGCGAAGCGCGTACTCAGGGACCTGGCGGCCGCCGACCGCGCCGTGCTCGACGTCGCGGACCTCTCGCGGGGCCATCTCCGGCTCGCCGTGACGCCCACGTTCACCGTCTACCTCGTCGGCCCGCTCGTGGACACGCTCCGCGGCCGCCACCCCGGAATCACGGTCGACGTAAAGGAAATGACGCAGGATCACATCGAGGCCGGCCTGCTCGCCGACGAACTCGACCTCGGGATCGCCTTCGAGGGGGCGCAACAGGCGGGTATCGCCGCCGCGGCGCTGTTCACCGAACACCTGAGCCTCGTCGTGAGCGCCGACGGCGATGAGGTCCGGGGTGACCGGCCGCTGCCCGTACGCGCGCTCGCCGACCGTCAACTCGCCTTGCTCAGTGGAGATTTCGCGACCCGGGGTCACATCGACGACTATCTCGCGGCGCATCGCGTCGATCCGACGGTCGCCGTCGAGGCCAACAGCATCCTGGCGCTCACCGAGATCGTGCGCCGCTCGTCACTGCTGGCCACCGTGCTCCCCGATGCCATCGCCGACGATCACCCGCATCTTCGGCCCGTCCCTCTCGACCCGCCGCTGCCCACCCGCACCGCCGTGCTCCTGCGCAGGGAGAGCGCCTACGAGAGTGCGGCCGCGCGCGCGTTCGCCCGCCTCGCGCAGGGCCTGGTCAGGGACCGCGGCTACCGGCAGGCCTGA
- a CDS encoding AurF N-oxygenase family protein, whose amino-acid sequence MASSTVRPESHALPDERGVSQRLLESAAVLAYDPATEVDWETPLDRDFHGASPEWSTLYGTAYWAELTEGQRKELTRQEAASVASTGIWFEMILQQMVLRDMYAKDPTKADFQWALTEVAEECRHSIMFARGAEKLGAPAYRPHRFVIELGRVFKTLAFGEAAYAAILVAEEVLDVMQRDWMRDERVVPFVRTINNIHVVEESRHMKFARDQTRRRLAGAGRIRRHINAFVVATASYFIVTSMVRKQVYESAGLDVRRAVAEAGANEHHKSMMRASCSGLMEFLASARLLTKPALAFYKRANLI is encoded by the coding sequence ATGGCAAGCAGCACTGTTCGGCCGGAATCGCACGCACTCCCCGACGAGCGCGGTGTCTCGCAGCGACTGCTGGAGTCGGCCGCCGTGCTGGCGTACGACCCGGCGACCGAGGTGGACTGGGAGACGCCGCTGGACAGGGACTTCCACGGCGCCAGCCCGGAGTGGAGCACGCTCTACGGCACCGCGTACTGGGCGGAACTGACCGAGGGCCAGCGCAAGGAGCTGACCCGGCAGGAAGCCGCGTCGGTGGCCAGCACCGGCATCTGGTTCGAGATGATCCTTCAGCAGATGGTGCTGCGGGACATGTACGCCAAGGACCCGACCAAGGCCGACTTCCAGTGGGCGCTCACCGAGGTCGCCGAGGAGTGCCGCCACTCGATCATGTTCGCCCGTGGCGCCGAGAAGCTGGGGGCACCGGCCTACCGGCCGCACCGGTTCGTCATCGAACTGGGCCGCGTCTTCAAGACACTCGCCTTCGGCGAGGCGGCGTACGCCGCGATCCTGGTGGCCGAGGAAGTCCTCGACGTCATGCAGCGCGACTGGATGCGCGACGAGCGGGTCGTGCCGTTCGTCCGCACGATCAACAACATCCATGTCGTCGAGGAGTCGCGGCACATGAAGTTCGCCCGCGACCAGACGCGCAGGCGTCTCGCGGGTGCGGGCCGGATCCGCCGGCACATCAACGCCTTCGTGGTCGCGACCGCGTCCTACTTCATCGTGACGAGCATGGTCCGCAAGCAGGTCTACGAGAGCGCCGGGCTGGACGTGCGGCGCGCCGTGGCCGAGGCCGGGGCCAACGAGCACCACAAGTCCATGATGCGCGCGAGCTGCTCGGGCCTCATGGAGTTCCTGGCCTCCGCACGGCTGCTCACCAAGCCGGCGCTGGCGTTCTACAAGCGTGCCAACCTCATCTGA
- a CDS encoding FAD-dependent oxidoreductase: protein MTYAITQTCCSDATCVAVCPVNCIHPTPEERAFGSTEMLHIDPVSCIDCGACADACPVDAIFPVDTLSPAQKEYAAINAAYFDDRDRHTDSGADAVEDGPNFHAWGSPSFPRVLPSDLAPLRIAVVGTGPAGMYAVQDLLLHTNAEVTLIDRLPVAGGLVRYGVAPDHPATKKVGETFARFHTHHRVRMHLGLEVGDDVTPQELAEHHDAVVYAVGAATDRRLSVPGEDLAGSISARTFVAWYNAHPDVAHDAIDLRAERVVVVGNGNVALDVARILLADPDTLARTDIADHALKALRESSVREVVLLGRRGPEDAAYTTPELLALKHVPGLHLFVDDHDPRTGTAVDAAGANDKAAVLKGVPRGAFDADVAPPPGRRIVLRFHSSPVELLGSEQVHAVRTAGASGERVIAAGMVLRAIGYRGGPLSGLPFDEVTGTVPHEGGRVTGMPGTYVVGWIKRGPSGGIGANRTCAAETVATLLADAVSGVLPTPPHAPKAFHRLARRRNRRVLDAKGLMAIERAEAARGREAGRPRVKLATVDELVASARRRRVLR from the coding sequence ATGACGTACGCCATCACCCAGACCTGCTGCAGCGACGCGACGTGTGTCGCCGTGTGCCCGGTCAACTGCATCCACCCCACCCCCGAGGAGCGGGCGTTCGGCAGCACGGAGATGCTGCACATCGACCCGGTGTCCTGCATCGACTGCGGCGCGTGCGCCGACGCCTGCCCGGTCGACGCGATCTTCCCGGTGGACACGCTGTCCCCGGCGCAGAAGGAGTACGCCGCGATCAACGCCGCGTACTTCGACGACAGGGACCGGCACACCGATTCGGGTGCGGACGCGGTCGAGGACGGCCCCAACTTCCATGCCTGGGGCAGCCCTTCGTTCCCGCGTGTCCTGCCGTCCGACCTCGCGCCGCTCAGGATCGCCGTCGTCGGCACCGGACCGGCCGGGATGTACGCCGTGCAGGATCTGCTGCTGCACACCAACGCCGAGGTGACCCTCATCGACCGGCTGCCGGTGGCCGGCGGCCTCGTGCGCTACGGCGTGGCGCCGGACCACCCGGCCACCAAGAAGGTCGGCGAGACCTTCGCCAGGTTCCACACGCATCACCGGGTGCGTATGCATCTCGGTCTCGAAGTGGGCGACGACGTCACCCCGCAGGAGCTCGCCGAGCACCACGACGCGGTCGTCTACGCCGTCGGTGCCGCCACTGACCGCCGCCTGTCCGTCCCGGGCGAGGACCTCGCCGGCAGCATCTCGGCACGCACCTTCGTCGCCTGGTACAACGCACATCCGGACGTGGCACACGACGCGATCGACCTCCGTGCCGAACGTGTCGTGGTCGTCGGCAACGGCAACGTCGCGCTCGACGTCGCCCGGATCCTGCTCGCCGACCCGGACACCCTCGCCCGCACCGACATCGCCGACCACGCCCTGAAGGCGCTGCGCGAGAGCTCCGTGCGCGAAGTGGTCCTGCTCGGCCGCCGTGGCCCCGAGGACGCCGCGTACACCACGCCGGAACTGCTCGCGCTGAAGCACGTGCCGGGCCTGCACCTGTTCGTGGACGACCACGATCCCCGTACCGGCACGGCCGTCGACGCGGCCGGTGCGAACGACAAGGCCGCCGTCCTGAAGGGTGTTCCCCGCGGCGCCTTCGACGCGGACGTGGCGCCGCCGCCCGGGCGGCGCATCGTCCTGCGTTTTCACAGCTCGCCCGTGGAGCTGCTCGGATCGGAACAGGTCCACGCCGTGCGCACCGCAGGGGCGTCGGGGGAGCGGGTGATCGCGGCGGGCATGGTGCTGCGTGCGATCGGCTACCGCGGAGGACCGCTGTCCGGCCTTCCCTTCGACGAGGTCACCGGCACCGTTCCGCACGAGGGCGGGCGCGTCACCGGCATGCCCGGAACGTATGTCGTGGGGTGGATCAAGCGCGGCCCGAGCGGTGGCATCGGCGCCAACCGCACCTGCGCGGCCGAGACGGTCGCCACGTTGCTGGCCGACGCCGTCTCCGGCGTGTTGCCGACGCCACCGCACGCGCCCAAGGCCTTCCACCGGCTTGCCAGGCGCCGCAACCGGCGCGTTCTCGACGCGAAGGGCCTGATGGCGATCGAACGGGCCGAGGCCGCGCGGGGGCGCGAGGCCGGCCGGCCGCGGGTCAAGCTGGCCACGGTCGATGAACTGGTGGCGAGCGCGCGGCGTCGGCGTGTGCTCCGATGA
- a CDS encoding purine-cytosine permease family protein: MASTIPDPSAQAAAPPADQAGRVEAHGIDFIPDAERHGHARELFAVWAAPNVSYLSLVVGGALILMGLGLWQALGVIAAGNLCWVLVGLVAVSGPAAGTPSQVITRAMFGIRGNRANIALTGWFVSVCYLALSWAAASLSAFSLVDKAGIALTTGVKVVVIVVLAAATLAISVYGHATIVKLYLPFTLALTAVFVVLAGYVLGHVDWGYAPRHPLHGTELWAVVIGGITLVASAPLSYSNSADFARYLPRTASPWAIAGWTTLGAYVPGVLFTSLGALAGTALDMSDPQTALETILPGWFRPAFLLAVILGAICNNAMTAYSSGLALQSIGVRIRRSRSVALDGALGVALTLYALLVSNFLDTVSNMLELMVALMGPSIAIYATDILWRRNRYDGRDLTDESRGSAFWYTGGVNWAGVTALVVATAIASQCVNTQMYTGPIARAAGGTDLSLPAGILVSAAVYIAMMRVHRPTEARRG, encoded by the coding sequence ATGGCTTCCACGATCCCAGACCCCTCGGCACAAGCTGCCGCACCCCCTGCCGACCAGGCCGGACGCGTGGAGGCGCACGGCATCGACTTCATCCCCGACGCCGAACGGCACGGCCACGCCCGCGAGCTGTTCGCCGTGTGGGCGGCGCCCAACGTGAGCTACCTCAGCCTCGTGGTCGGCGGCGCCCTCATCCTGATGGGCCTGGGCCTCTGGCAGGCGCTGGGCGTGATCGCGGCGGGCAACCTGTGCTGGGTGCTGGTCGGCCTTGTCGCCGTGAGCGGTCCCGCGGCCGGCACCCCGAGCCAGGTGATCACGCGTGCGATGTTCGGCATTCGGGGCAACCGGGCGAACATCGCCCTGACCGGCTGGTTCGTGTCCGTCTGCTATCTGGCCCTCAGCTGGGCCGCGGCCTCGCTCTCCGCGTTCAGCCTCGTCGACAAGGCCGGCATCGCACTCACGACGGGCGTCAAGGTCGTCGTCATCGTGGTGCTCGCCGCGGCGACGCTCGCCATCAGCGTCTACGGCCACGCGACCATCGTGAAGCTCTATCTTCCGTTCACCCTGGCCCTGACCGCGGTCTTCGTCGTCCTGGCGGGCTATGTGCTCGGCCACGTCGACTGGGGATACGCGCCCCGACACCCGCTCCACGGCACGGAGTTGTGGGCCGTGGTGATAGGCGGCATCACACTCGTCGCCTCCGCGCCGCTCTCGTACAGCAACAGCGCCGACTTCGCCCGCTACCTGCCCCGTACCGCCTCGCCGTGGGCGATCGCCGGCTGGACCACTCTCGGCGCGTACGTGCCCGGCGTCCTGTTCACCTCGCTCGGCGCCCTGGCAGGAACCGCACTCGACATGTCCGACCCGCAGACCGCTCTCGAGACCATCCTGCCGGGATGGTTCAGGCCCGCCTTCCTCCTGGCCGTCATCCTCGGCGCGATCTGCAACAACGCCATGACCGCCTACAGTTCCGGCCTCGCCCTGCAGTCGATAGGGGTCAGGATCCGCAGGTCCCGCAGCGTCGCCCTCGACGGAGCCCTGGGTGTGGCACTGACGCTGTACGCGCTGCTCGTCTCCAACTTCCTCGACACCGTGAGCAACATGCTCGAACTCATGGTGGCGCTGATGGGCCCGAGCATCGCGATCTACGCCACCGACATCCTGTGGCGCCGTAACCGCTACGACGGCAGGGACCTGACCGACGAGTCCCGGGGCAGCGCGTTCTGGTACACGGGTGGCGTCAACTGGGCCGGCGTGACCGCCCTGGTGGTCGCCACCGCCATCGCGTCCCAGTGCGTCAACACACAGATGTACACCGGCCCCATCGCCCGCGCGGCGGGCGGCACGGACCTCTCCCTGCCGGCCGGGATCCTGGTCTCCGCGGCCGTGTACATCGCCATGATGCGCGTGCACCGGCCCACGGAGGCCCGGCGCGGGTGA
- a CDS encoding TetR/AcrR family transcriptional regulator — MPSSTRPKRVRKNPEARRAEIVAAAAAIALSEGLECITMRRVADELAVRPGLISHYFPVAEDLVAEAFGVAATAELDELIPVDRPEGETLEDLARFFRLTTGERFDGMSRLWLNARHLSRYRDRLRDRVGHQEAQWRERLTQLIRDGVATGVLSTEDPEVTAIQILVVLDGLGAHANTELTNRPPAVTAMAVITAERELGVPAGTLTELIAAQRDPNERA, encoded by the coding sequence GTGCCGTCAAGCACCCGGCCGAAACGGGTGCGGAAGAATCCGGAGGCCCGCCGTGCCGAGATCGTGGCCGCGGCGGCGGCGATCGCCCTCTCGGAGGGCCTCGAATGCATCACGATGCGCCGGGTCGCCGACGAACTCGCGGTGCGCCCCGGCCTGATCAGCCACTACTTCCCGGTCGCGGAGGACCTCGTCGCCGAGGCCTTCGGCGTGGCGGCGACGGCCGAGCTGGACGAACTGATTCCCGTGGATCGGCCCGAGGGCGAGACGCTGGAGGACCTGGCCCGCTTCTTCCGCCTGACCACCGGGGAGCGCTTCGACGGCATGAGCCGCCTGTGGCTGAACGCCAGGCATCTGAGCCGCTACCGCGACAGGCTGCGCGACCGCGTGGGCCACCAGGAGGCCCAGTGGCGCGAACGCCTGACCCAGCTCATCCGCGACGGCGTGGCGACCGGAGTTCTCAGCACCGAGGACCCTGAGGTGACCGCCATCCAGATCCTCGTGGTCCTGGACGGCCTCGGCGCCCACGCCAACACGGAGCTGACCAACCGCCCCCCGGCGGTGACGGCCATGGCCGTCATCACCGCGGAGCGCGAACTGGGCGTGCCTGCCGGGACACTCACCGAACTGATCGCGGCCCAGCGCGATCCGAACGAAAGGGCGTGA
- a CDS encoding FAD-dependent oxidoreductase yields the protein MHTSGTTAYPPLTEDVEVDVVVVGGGIAGLSTAWELTRAGRTVAVLEADRIAAGVTGYTTAKVSALHTLVYDRLRRTHGEEAARLYAMSQQGAVERVAEICAGVAIDCDLERVPAFTYSVRQEGTDVLRAEAEAAREAGLPARYTEDTGLPFAVAGAVRVDDQAQFHPRKYLLALAEDLVAQGCVIFERSRVTEMLGGIPCTVTTEAQHTVTAGAVVVATHFPIFDRAFLFARLQPRRELVVAAPLATDPGPPGMFITEDEGRRSVRTAPYGADGQRLLIVTGESFTPGTGDAAASFARLDSWMREHFAVEDTAYHWAAQDNDSGDGIPMIGPLHPGARHTYVATGFGGWGMSSGVLAGQLLSGLITGDEVPWAELYDPRRLWSAMREAPALLRQQADVARHFVRDRLHTAHVDSVTEIPPGSGAVVRVDGHRCAVHRAEDGTVHAVSARCTHLGCIVAFNAAETTWECPCHGSRFATDGSVLQGPAMWPLAPVELPGTSPAPDDGEGGATTSGP from the coding sequence ATGCACACGAGCGGCACGACTGCCTACCCACCGCTCACCGAGGACGTCGAGGTCGACGTCGTGGTGGTCGGTGGTGGAATCGCCGGGCTCAGCACCGCGTGGGAACTGACACGCGCCGGCCGGACCGTCGCCGTACTCGAGGCCGACCGCATCGCCGCCGGAGTCACCGGCTACACCACGGCCAAGGTGTCCGCGCTGCACACCCTCGTGTACGACCGCCTGCGCCGTACGCACGGCGAGGAGGCCGCCCGGCTGTACGCGATGTCGCAGCAGGGCGCGGTGGAGCGCGTGGCCGAGATCTGCGCCGGGGTGGCGATCGACTGCGACCTGGAGCGCGTCCCGGCCTTCACCTACTCGGTCCGCCAGGAAGGCACGGACGTACTGCGCGCCGAGGCCGAGGCCGCTCGCGAGGCCGGGCTCCCGGCGCGGTACACCGAGGACACGGGCCTGCCCTTCGCCGTCGCGGGGGCGGTGCGGGTGGACGACCAGGCGCAGTTCCACCCCCGCAAGTATCTGCTGGCCCTCGCCGAGGACCTGGTCGCGCAGGGCTGCGTGATCTTCGAGCGGTCCCGCGTGACCGAGATGCTCGGCGGCATCCCGTGCACGGTGACCACCGAGGCGCAGCACACGGTGACCGCGGGGGCCGTCGTCGTCGCCACCCATTTCCCGATCTTCGACCGCGCGTTCCTGTTCGCCCGCCTCCAGCCGCGCCGGGAACTCGTCGTGGCCGCCCCGCTCGCCACCGACCCGGGCCCGCCCGGCATGTTCATCACCGAGGACGAGGGCAGGCGTTCGGTGCGCACCGCTCCGTACGGCGCGGACGGGCAGCGGCTGCTCATCGTGACCGGGGAGAGCTTCACCCCGGGTACGGGCGACGCGGCGGCGTCCTTCGCACGGCTCGACTCGTGGATGCGCGAGCACTTCGCCGTCGAGGACACCGCGTACCACTGGGCAGCCCAGGACAACGACTCCGGCGACGGGATCCCGATGATCGGGCCCCTGCACCCCGGGGCCCGGCACACGTATGTGGCGACGGGCTTCGGCGGGTGGGGCATGAGCAGCGGCGTCCTGGCCGGGCAGCTGCTGAGCGGGCTGATCACCGGCGACGAGGTTCCCTGGGCCGAGCTGTACGACCCCCGCCGCCTGTGGAGCGCGATGCGGGAGGCGCCCGCGCTGCTGCGTCAACAGGCCGATGTCGCACGGCACTTCGTCCGCGACCGGCTGCACACCGCCCACGTCGACTCCGTCACCGAGATCCCGCCGGGATCGGGCGCGGTGGTGCGTGTGGACGGGCACCGGTGCGCCGTTCACCGCGCCGAGGACGGCACGGTCCACGCCGTCTCGGCGCGCTGTACGCATCTGGGCTGCATCGTGGCGTTCAACGCGGCGGAGACGACGTGGGAGTGCCCCTGTCACGGTTCGCGCTTCGCCACGGACGGGTCGGTCCTTCAGGGACCGGCCATGTGGCCCCTCGCGCCGGTGGAGCTGCCGGGTACGTCGCCCGCACCGGATGACGGGGAAGGAGGCGCCACGACGAGTGGGCCCTGA